TGCCGCGTCGGCCGGATCGAGCCCGGTGGCGGCACTGGTCTTCAGGCGCCGAAAGACCTCCGACAGAGGAAGGGAGTCGGCACCCGAAAGTTCCGCGCCGGGCGGCGGCGCGGTGGACTTCTGGCGGCGCTTCATGATGTCTTTGCCCTGGCCCTTCCGGCGGGGTGAGGCTGTCCTGCCCCTTTAAGTTTTATGGGGGAGGCTCGCAGGACAGGTCATGCAGGAGAGGGCGACGTTGCCGAGGAGGCTCAGGGCGCTGCGCGCCGCAGGCGTTCGAGGCGTTCGCTGGCGGGCCGGTAGGTGGGGTCGATCTCCAGCGCACGCCGGTAGGCCCCGATGGCCGCCGCCTCGTTACCCTGGCGCTCGTAGAGTTCGCCCAGCAGGTAATGGAGAGCCGGCACCCGGTAGTTGACGCGCAGGGCCTCCTTCAGCACGGCGCCGGCCTCTTCCCACCGCTGCGAATCCATCAGGCTGCGGGCCAGGCTCACGTACAGTTGCATCCGGTCGGGGGCCTGCTTGAGGGCCGCTCGCAGCTCATCTTCCGCAAGCTTGCGCCATGCATCCGGGGAGTCCGGTGCCGCCGCGCCGGCGCCGGCCGGCCACGAGGAACGAAGCTCGGCAGCCGTCCGGCTGTCGGAGGCGGCATCCATTGCCAGCTTGCCCAGCCCTTCGTGGGCCAGTGCGGCGGTGGGGTCGCTTTCGAGAAGCTGCCCGTAGGCCTGCGCCGCACGGGCCGCTTCACCCAGCGCCTGGTGCGCCATGCCCACGACACCCAGGGCGGCTGCTCTCCAGGAGGGCGGGAGGCTCTCCACGTCCACGGCCCCCAGCAAGGAGCGCGCCTCCTGCCACTCCTCCCGTGCGGCGTGGACCCACGCAAGCAGGATCGTCGCCTCGGGGTCGGCCGGGGCCGTCCAGCGGGCCAGGCGGAGCTTGCCGGCTGCGGCCTCCGTCCGGCCCCGCGCCAGGTCTTCCAGAGCGGAGTCGATCCACCGCCGGGCGGCGGCCGGCGCAGAAGGCAAAGGCTCGGCCTGCGCGCGGAC
This genomic stretch from Bacillota bacterium harbors:
- a CDS encoding tetratricopeptide repeat protein; protein product: MSFHSVRRPVLAAGGLLFAVVVAAGAVLVRAQAEPLPSAPAAARRWIDSALEDLARGRTEAAAGKLRLARWTAPADPEATILLAWVHAAREEWQEARSLLGAVDVESLPPSWRAAALGVVGMAHQALGEAARAAQAYGQLLESDPTAALAHEGLGKLAMDAASDSRTAAELRSSWPAGAGAAAPDSPDAWRKLAEDELRAALKQAPDRMQLYVSLARSLMDSQRWEEAGAVLKEALRVNYRVPALHYLLGELYERQGNEAAAIGAYRRALEIDPTYRPASERLERLRRAAP